From Gloeocapsopsis sp. IPPAS B-1203, one genomic window encodes:
- a CDS encoding SDR family oxidoreductase, translating into MINQALKNKVALVAGATRGAGRGIATELGAAGAIVYATGRTTHAQRSEYNRPETIEETADLVNQAGGHGIPVQVDHLDPTQVQALVARIDSEQGRLDILVNDIGGEYLAEFHQPVWQLSLEKGLRLFRLAIDTHIVTSHFALPLLIKNPGGLVVEITDGTAEYNNKNYRLSLFYDLAKTSVIRMAWALAQELKPHQCTAVALTPGWLRSEIMLDHFEVSEANWQDATAKEPHFVISETPHYIGRAVACLAGDPDVARWNGQSLSSGQLAKVYGFTDLDGSQPDAWRYICEVEAVGKPADATGYR; encoded by the coding sequence ATGATAAATCAAGCACTGAAGAACAAAGTGGCTTTAGTTGCAGGAGCAACGCGCGGTGCAGGTCGCGGTATTGCCACTGAATTAGGTGCAGCTGGAGCAATTGTTTATGCCACAGGTAGAACTACCCACGCTCAACGCTCCGAGTACAACCGTCCTGAAACTATTGAAGAGACGGCAGATTTAGTGAATCAAGCAGGAGGTCATGGTATACCTGTTCAGGTCGATCATCTCGATCCAACACAGGTTCAAGCTTTGGTAGCACGCATTGACAGCGAGCAAGGTCGGCTGGATATCTTGGTTAATGATATTGGTGGAGAATATCTGGCGGAGTTTCATCAGCCCGTGTGGCAACTTTCTCTAGAAAAGGGACTGCGGTTGTTCAGACTGGCAATTGACACGCATATCGTCACCAGCCACTTTGCGCTGCCGCTTTTAATCAAAAATCCAGGTGGTTTAGTCGTTGAAATCACTGATGGTACAGCAGAATACAACAACAAAAACTACCGACTATCGCTGTTCTACGATCTAGCAAAAACCTCAGTAATTCGCATGGCTTGGGCACTGGCACAAGAGCTTAAACCTCATCAATGCACAGCTGTTGCACTGACTCCAGGATGGTTGCGATCAGAAATCATGTTAGATCATTTCGAGGTAAGCGAAGCCAACTGGCAAGATGCAACTGCAAAAGAACCTCACTTTGTTATTTCTGAAACCCCTCATTACATTGGTCGTGCTGTAGCATGTCTTGCTGGAGATCCAGACGTTGCTCGCTGGAATGGTCAGTCGCTATCCAGTGGTCAACTAGCAAAAGTCTATGGCTTTACAGATTTGGATGGCTCGCAGCCTGATGCTTGGCGCTATATTTGTGAGGTTGAGGCTGTTGGTAAACCCGCAGATGCAACTGGATATCGTTAG
- a CDS encoding VOC family protein codes for MQLNPYLTFNGQCETAFKFYEQCLGGKIEEMMSYGESPMAEEVPSEWRNKIIHASLIVDDRVLMGSDCSPEQYEETKGCSVLLDIDDPVKAERIFQALVENGTVRMPMQETFWSASFGMLVDQFGIPWMINS; via the coding sequence ATGCAGTTGAATCCCTATCTGACTTTCAACGGACAATGCGAGACAGCGTTCAAGTTTTATGAACAGTGCCTGGGTGGCAAAATCGAAGAGATGATGAGCTATGGCGAGTCACCAATGGCAGAGGAAGTGCCGTCGGAATGGCGCAACAAAATTATACATGCCAGCCTAATTGTAGACGACCGAGTTTTAATGGGTTCTGACTGCTCACCTGAACAGTATGAAGAAACAAAAGGTTGTTCTGTATTACTCGATATTGACGATCCAGTAAAAGCAGAGCGCATTTTTCAGGCATTAGTTGAAAACGGGACAGTGCGGATGCCTATGCAGGAGACCTTTTGGTCTGCCAGTTTTGGGATGCTTGTCGATCAATTTGGCATTCCGTGGATGATTAACTCCTAG
- a CDS encoding helix-turn-helix transcriptional regulator, translating to MIYCTYIPRSPLSQFVEFFWFREGYNVPKAQARLLPTGSMELVINLRENSIPLFDRSSRVQYGNARGSMICGPHSKSFIVNVNSEVCVMGVHFKPGGGIPFFAVPAKELHNKILSLDELWNHRAIALRDRLLEASTIKTRFLVLEQFFLSLIQLPEHHAAVDFALQQFERSHTSTVATVTQQTGFSARHFNQLFRDRVGLTPKLFCRVQRLRQILNLLSESSADWIDIALSCGYFDQAHFIHDFRSFADCTPTDYLKHRGLHPQHIVLPN from the coding sequence ATGATTTACTGCACTTATATTCCGCGATCGCCTCTATCGCAGTTTGTGGAGTTTTTCTGGTTTCGAGAAGGGTACAACGTGCCAAAGGCACAAGCACGGTTACTGCCAACTGGTTCAATGGAATTAGTGATTAACTTGCGCGAAAACTCAATTCCTCTGTTTGATCGATCTAGTAGAGTACAGTATGGTAATGCACGCGGCAGCATGATTTGTGGACCACATTCCAAAAGCTTTATTGTCAATGTTAACAGTGAGGTTTGCGTGATGGGTGTCCACTTTAAGCCAGGTGGAGGTATTCCGTTTTTTGCTGTACCTGCCAAAGAATTACATAACAAGATTCTATCGTTAGACGAATTGTGGAATCACCGCGCTATAGCACTACGCGATCGCCTACTCGAAGCCTCAACCATTAAGACTCGTTTCCTCGTTTTAGAGCAGTTCTTCTTAAGTTTGATCCAATTGCCCGAACATCATGCAGCCGTTGATTTTGCGTTACAGCAATTTGAGCGATCGCATACATCTACAGTCGCTACAGTAACTCAGCAAACTGGTTTTAGTGCTCGTCATTTTAATCAACTCTTTCGTGATCGCGTTGGGCTAACTCCTAAGTTGTTTTGTCGGGTGCAACGCTTGCGCCAAATCCTCAATCTATTATCAGAATCATCTGCCGATTGGATAGATATAGCTCTATCCTGCGGCTATTTTGACCAAGCACACTTCATTCATGACTTTCGTAGCTTTGCAGATTGTACTCCCACGGATTACCTCAAACACAGAGGTCTTCATCCTCAACATATAGTGCTGCCTAATTGA
- a CDS encoding DUF1579 domain-containing protein, which produces MKTELQNEHYWLQKLVGDWTYETEVRMELDQPPEKATGTESVRSLKGLWILAEGQGEMPGCGTATIMMTLGYDPQKQRYVGTWIGSMMTHLWVYDGELDAAERVLTLNTEAPAMNGEGKMAKYKDAIEFKSDDHRVMTSHVLGDDGEWHKFMIANYQRKQ; this is translated from the coding sequence ATGAAAACTGAACTACAGAACGAACACTACTGGCTACAGAAGCTTGTTGGCGATTGGACATATGAAACAGAGGTGAGGATGGAACTAGATCAGCCTCCGGAAAAAGCTACAGGAACTGAAAGTGTGCGATCGCTTAAAGGACTTTGGATTCTAGCCGAAGGGCAGGGTGAGATGCCTGGCTGTGGTACTGCAACAATAATGATGACACTTGGCTACGATCCGCAAAAGCAGCGTTATGTGGGCACTTGGATTGGATCGATGATGACTCACCTTTGGGTGTACGACGGTGAACTAGATGCAGCGGAAAGAGTGTTGACTCTTAACACCGAAGCACCTGCAATGAATGGTGAAGGAAAGATGGCGAAGTACAAGGATGCAATTGAGTTTAAGAGCGACGATCATCGAGTAATGACTTCTCACGTGTTGGGTGATGACGGAGAGTGGCACAAGTTTATGATTGCGAACTATCAGCGCAAGCAATAA
- a CDS encoding DMT family transporter, which translates to MKPIDLARLFLLAALWGSSYLFIRITVPALGVFFTISLRVIVAACALSLYGLFTQQLPNLKTRWLSYFLLGLLNNAIPFILIAIAVANLNASIAAILNATTPLFTAIIAAIWLKEPLDRRKIVGLLLGIVGVAILVGWSPLSLSLPVIIGWISALIAALFYGIAAVYARRKFMDNRATETAIGQLIGSSVLLFPATFVSIPSTIPSSGVILAVVTLATVCTAFAYLLYFQLISNAGATPAATVTFLIPVFSLLFGKMLLSEPVNFGVIVGLLTILLSIRLVISKEH; encoded by the coding sequence ATGAAACCAATTGATTTAGCACGGCTATTTTTACTAGCCGCGCTCTGGGGAAGTTCGTATTTATTCATCCGAATTACAGTTCCTGCTTTAGGAGTGTTCTTCACCATCAGCTTACGAGTCATTGTTGCGGCATGTGCATTGAGTTTGTATGGATTGTTTACGCAACAACTTCCCAATCTCAAGACCCGTTGGCTGTCCTATTTTCTATTGGGTTTATTAAACAACGCAATTCCTTTCATATTGATTGCAATTGCTGTTGCTAATCTGAATGCATCGATTGCAGCAATTCTCAATGCGACAACTCCTTTGTTTACAGCAATCATAGCGGCTATTTGGCTTAAAGAACCATTAGATAGACGAAAAATTGTGGGGTTATTGCTTGGCATTGTCGGAGTTGCCATCCTAGTCGGATGGAGTCCTTTGTCACTATCGTTACCAGTCATTATCGGATGGATATCAGCCTTAATTGCAGCGCTCTTTTATGGTATTGCTGCTGTATATGCTCGTCGCAAATTCATGGATAATCGAGCAACTGAAACTGCAATCGGGCAGTTAATTGGTTCAAGTGTTTTGCTCTTTCCTGCTACTTTCGTATCTATTCCCAGTACTATTCCCTCTAGCGGAGTTATTCTTGCAGTAGTCACACTTGCAACTGTGTGTACGGCGTTTGCCTATTTACTCTACTTTCAACTCATTTCTAATGCAGGTGCAACTCCAGCAGCAACCGTCACTTTTTTAATTCCTGTCTTCAGTTTGTTGTTTGGAAAAATGCTACTTAGTGAACCTGTTAACTTTGGTGTCATTGTTGGGTTATTAACAATTTTATTGAGCATTCGGTTAGTTATTAGTAAAGAGCACTAA
- a CDS encoding DUF6022 family protein, whose product MNSSPIVFSGNKNSDIYAIGRYIANHITENWQTLLLKNQDKLLKTFNKAGDMAYGAYCYKLFRPIHQQLKHAGLHPMPWFPGDFNISREWGNANQSDQQRWMWSTITSNEGKALGTIVTIIFHDHTQFRLPRQPQVIALTETSKEAVVEALSKRSTDFKNALEFQIEYAEYLQSLENQG is encoded by the coding sequence ATGAATTCATCACCAATTGTTTTCTCAGGCAACAAAAATAGTGATATTTATGCGATCGGTCGCTACATTGCGAATCATATTACGGAAAACTGGCAAACTCTTCTTCTCAAAAATCAGGATAAGTTGCTAAAGACATTTAACAAAGCGGGTGACATGGCATATGGAGCATATTGCTACAAGCTGTTTCGCCCTATTCACCAACAGCTTAAACATGCTGGTTTGCACCCCATGCCTTGGTTCCCTGGGGATTTCAACATCTCAAGAGAATGGGGTAATGCCAACCAAAGCGATCAGCAGCGATGGATGTGGAGCACAATTACATCAAACGAAGGAAAGGCACTAGGAACAATCGTCACAATTATCTTTCACGATCACACCCAGTTTCGCCTCCCTCGTCAACCGCAAGTAATTGCTTTAACAGAAACTAGCAAGGAAGCAGTTGTTGAAGCACTGTCAAAGCGTTCCACCGATTTCAAAAATGCACTTGAATTTCAGATTGAATATGCAGAATATCTGCAAAGCTTAGAAAATCAAGGTTGA
- a CDS encoding DUF3616 domain-containing protein encodes MINNSNSNQIILRFEDEFREHRKDLSAVRLTSNKYLWLGSDETSSIERLTYNSDLHLFTEHKQFRVKDYLDLPAPEDQEIDIEGMAYVEPYLWFVGSHSWKRKKPKPDKTTEKNVSRLTKLESEANRYLLGRIPLINGELHKSFTQEGTEITAAKLEITPRGNLLMDALVDDPHLGSYIDATIPGKENGFDIEGLAIYENRIYLGMRGPVLRGWAVMLEIEVENSTPETLTLKSIGAEGKQYKKHFINLNGLGIRDLCLDGEDLLLLAGPTMDLDGPVRIYRLEHGVHLSENSLSQPPIELDIPYGDGDDHAEGITLFDEINSKHSLLVLYDAPAQSRLQGEGDVVADIFHLELEND; translated from the coding sequence ATGATTAATAACTCTAATTCAAATCAAATCATTCTTCGCTTTGAAGATGAATTTAGAGAACATCGAAAAGACCTCTCCGCAGTGCGCTTAACTTCTAATAAGTATCTCTGGTTAGGTTCAGATGAAACATCATCTATTGAGCGTCTGACATATAACTCAGATTTACATTTGTTCACGGAGCACAAACAATTTCGGGTTAAAGATTATCTAGATTTACCAGCACCAGAAGATCAAGAAATTGATATAGAAGGGATGGCTTATGTAGAACCTTATTTATGGTTTGTTGGTTCTCACAGTTGGAAACGCAAAAAGCCAAAACCTGATAAAACAACTGAAAAAAACGTTTCTCGCCTGACAAAGTTAGAGTCAGAAGCAAATCGTTATTTACTAGGACGGATTCCTTTAATCAACGGTGAATTACATAAGTCCTTCACTCAAGAAGGTACTGAAATTACTGCTGCTAAATTAGAAATTACGCCACGCGGCAATTTATTAATGGATGCTTTAGTAGACGATCCACATCTAGGCTCTTATATAGATGCAACAATTCCTGGTAAAGAAAATGGATTTGATATTGAAGGTTTAGCTATTTATGAAAATCGCATCTACTTAGGAATGCGAGGTCCAGTATTACGTGGTTGGGCTGTCATGTTAGAGATCGAAGTAGAAAATAGCACTCCAGAAACGTTAACTCTAAAATCAATTGGTGCAGAGGGCAAGCAGTATAAAAAACATTTTATTAATCTTAACGGTTTAGGAATTCGGGATTTGTGTTTAGATGGGGAAGATTTATTATTGTTAGCAGGACCCACGATGGATTTAGACGGTCCTGTAAGGATATATCGTTTAGAGCATGGCGTTCATTTGTCTGAAAATAGTTTGTCACAACCCCCAATAGAGCTAGATATTCCGTATGGAGATGGAGACGATCATGCCGAAGGCATAACTTTATTTGATGAAATTAATTCTAAACATTCTTTACTAGTTTTGTATGATGCACCAGCGCAGTCTCGTTTACAAGGAGAGGGAGACGTAGTTGCAGATATATTTCATCTTGAACTTGAAAATGATTAA